The proteins below come from a single Archangium lipolyticum genomic window:
- a CDS encoding SET domain-containing protein, with protein MNNPEIDTLIAANQFHPNVEWRRIPGKGRGVFARRFLPKGTIIEWAPISRFPATDLKQMDHRDCQALHHVFTWGQEPGREKAYAWGLLALYNHSDTPNVELVDGPVPETGAAVALRDIQPGEELCYDYGHTWFEPA; from the coding sequence ATGAACAACCCCGAGATAGACACCCTCATCGCGGCCAACCAGTTCCACCCCAACGTCGAATGGCGACGTATCCCCGGCAAGGGGAGGGGAGTCTTCGCACGGCGATTCCTCCCCAAGGGGACCATCATCGAGTGGGCGCCGATCAGCCGCTTCCCGGCCACGGATCTCAAGCAGATGGACCACCGGGACTGCCAGGCGCTGCACCACGTGTTCACCTGGGGCCAGGAGCCCGGCCGCGAGAAGGCGTACGCATGGGGTCTGCTGGCGCTCTACAACCACTCGGACACGCCGAACGTCGAGCTCGTCGATGGACCGGTGCCAGAGACGGGCGCCGCGGTCGCCTTGAGGGACATCCAGCCCGGCGAGGAGCTCTGCTACGACTACGGCCATACGTGGTTCGAGCCGGCGTGA
- a CDS encoding DUF1175 domain-containing protein codes for MPVLLLLLSLQAASPAPESLDALLRREVAHVVLAQVRRMDPQWNPAQRDCAGLVRFAFRAAYRRLHPRRLDSPLWRDDKGQPGDFADAETLLTHSFAPLGRDEATRESLRTGDLVAFRQERDSGPLFHLMLVVRPEDKAHAPTRVVYHPGDKGAPVRTGILQSLVTEAPLEWRPVPQNTAFLGFFRFKEWMR; via the coding sequence ATGCCCGTGCTGCTCCTGCTCCTGTCGCTCCAGGCGGCCTCGCCCGCGCCCGAGTCCCTCGACGCGCTGCTGCGGCGCGAGGTGGCCCACGTGGTGCTCGCGCAGGTGCGCCGGATGGATCCCCAGTGGAACCCCGCCCAGCGCGACTGCGCCGGCCTGGTGCGCTTCGCCTTCCGCGCCGCGTACCGGCGCCTCCACCCCAGGCGGCTCGACTCGCCCCTGTGGCGCGACGACAAGGGCCAGCCCGGTGACTTCGCCGACGCCGAGACGCTCCTCACGCACAGCTTCGCGCCGCTCGGCCGCGACGAGGCCACGCGCGAGTCGCTGCGCACCGGAGACCTCGTCGCCTTCCGGCAGGAGCGGGACTCGGGCCCCCTCTTCCACCTGATGCTCGTGGTGCGCCCGGAGGACAAGGCGCATGCCCCCACGCGCGTCGTCTACCACCCGGGCGACAAGGGGGCTCCGGTTCGCACCGGCATCCTCCAGTCGCTCGTCACCGAGGCGCCCCTGGAGTGGCGCCCGGTACCCCAGAACACCGCCTTCCTCGGCTTCTTCCGCTTCAAGGAGTGGATGCGATGA
- the mtgA gene encoding monofunctional biosynthetic peptidoglycan transglycosylase produces the protein MKLSQSGTSKVKPANTGKTKLATTGKAKQVGKASKRGGGGLVRTLLMVGFLGLVVFVSYEYTRLPDAAPLLKQNPKTTALMEQRAQEAKEAGRKVRRTQSWVGLSNVSKHAIDAVLLSEDASFYLHEGVDTKELENALEDAMRKGKLGRGASTITQQLAKNLWLSTDRSLLRKGKELILAHRLETSLPKNRILSLYLNVVEWGNGVYGIEAGAREHFGIPASQLTPAQGAILAAMLPAPRKRSPSSGSKALEKRAHWIIEQMEAVKRLDAGQARVAHAEIEQILSGKKPDASEEEVEGA, from the coding sequence ATGAAACTGAGTCAGAGCGGTACGAGCAAGGTGAAGCCAGCGAACACGGGCAAGACGAAGCTGGCCACCACGGGCAAGGCGAAGCAGGTCGGGAAGGCGAGCAAGCGCGGAGGCGGCGGGCTGGTGCGCACGCTGCTGATGGTGGGCTTCCTGGGGCTCGTGGTGTTCGTGTCCTACGAGTACACGCGCCTGCCGGACGCGGCCCCGCTGCTGAAGCAGAACCCGAAGACGACGGCGCTCATGGAGCAGCGCGCGCAGGAGGCGAAGGAGGCCGGCCGCAAGGTGCGGCGGACTCAGTCCTGGGTGGGGCTGTCGAACGTGTCGAAGCACGCCATCGACGCGGTGTTGCTCTCGGAGGACGCGAGCTTCTACCTGCACGAGGGCGTGGACACGAAGGAGCTGGAGAACGCGCTGGAAGACGCCATGCGCAAGGGGAAGCTGGGGCGAGGGGCCTCGACGATCACCCAGCAGCTGGCCAAGAACCTCTGGCTGTCGACGGACCGCAGCCTGCTGCGCAAGGGCAAGGAGCTGATCCTGGCGCACCGGCTGGAGACGTCGCTGCCGAAGAACCGCATCCTCTCGCTGTACCTGAACGTGGTGGAGTGGGGGAACGGGGTCTACGGCATCGAGGCGGGTGCGCGGGAGCACTTCGGCATCCCGGCCTCGCAGCTGACGCCGGCGCAGGGAGCGATCCTGGCGGCGATGCTCCCGGCGCCACGCAAGCGCTCACCCTCCTCGGGCTCGAAGGCGCTCGAGAAGCGGGCGCACTGGATCATCGAGCAGATGGAGGCGGTGAAGCGGCTCGACGCCGGGCAGGCGCGGGTGGCGCACGCGGAGATCGAGCAGATCCTCAGTGGCAAGAAGCCAGACGCGTCCGAGGAGGAAGTGGAAGGCGCCTGA
- a CDS encoding DUF2135 domain-containing protein: MLPVLLAVLLTQAPAPTAPSRQQGVPIGQGKTLPTVRLTAPSGGWTVDRMLLVEGTVSDTTIDPVVISINGDRYLMRTFSGRFKRKFPAASGKNVVTVLATNQAGTARAQATSYAQIPPVPLKAVLTSDTEGVYTDLHIYEPTQQSLSQAPDGSGQVLDLKKMAHVYWANTESPSGGTFFLNEQGGDFDDPAYGPYLYVHRAPPKGLYLIATNYWPSGDKAHTVATLNVVLYGGTPQEMRRMVRIPLATPGTTRVLAWVNVLGDGKAEIYVPSQDPAPKAPEWPRNLDEAVKTLTSGGVDSEY; this comes from the coding sequence ATGCTCCCCGTACTCCTGGCCGTGCTGCTCACGCAGGCCCCGGCGCCCACCGCCCCTTCCCGTCAGCAGGGTGTTCCCATCGGCCAGGGCAAGACGCTGCCCACCGTGCGCCTCACCGCGCCTTCCGGCGGCTGGACGGTGGACCGGATGCTGCTCGTCGAGGGCACCGTCAGCGACACCACCATCGACCCGGTGGTCATCTCCATCAACGGCGACCGCTACCTGATGCGCACCTTCAGCGGGCGCTTCAAGCGCAAGTTCCCCGCCGCCAGCGGCAAGAACGTCGTCACCGTCCTGGCCACCAACCAGGCCGGCACCGCCCGCGCCCAGGCCACCAGCTACGCGCAGATTCCTCCCGTCCCCCTCAAGGCCGTCCTCACCAGTGACACCGAGGGCGTCTACACCGATCTCCACATCTACGAGCCCACCCAGCAGAGCCTCTCCCAGGCCCCGGACGGCTCGGGCCAGGTGCTCGACCTGAAGAAGATGGCCCACGTCTACTGGGCCAACACCGAGAGCCCCAGCGGCGGCACCTTCTTCCTCAACGAGCAGGGCGGCGACTTCGACGACCCCGCCTACGGGCCCTATCTCTACGTCCACCGCGCTCCCCCCAAGGGCCTCTACCTCATCGCCACCAACTACTGGCCCAGCGGTGACAAGGCCCACACCGTGGCCACCCTCAACGTCGTCCTCTACGGCGGCACGCCCCAGGAGATGCGGCGCATGGTGCGCATCCCCCTGGCCACGCCCGGCACCACGCGCGTGCTCGCCTGGGTGAACGTGCTCGGCGATGGCAAGGCGGAGATCTACGTGCCCTCGCAGGACCCGGCCCCCAAGGCCCCCGAGTGGCCTCGCAACCTGGACGAGGCCGTCAAGACGCTCACCAGCGGCGGCGTGGACTCGGAGTACTGA